Proteins from a single region of Chaetodon trifascialis isolate fChaTrf1 chromosome 10, fChaTrf1.hap1, whole genome shotgun sequence:
- the LOC139337296 gene encoding ELKS/Rab6-interacting/CAST family member 1-like isoform X4, producing the protein MYGSARSVGRGDANHSGGRDGGGTGNQGSGRSPRLPRSPRMGHRRTNSTGGSGGGPGGAGGKTLSMENIQSLNAAYATSGPMYLSDNEVAMAGDHLPKSGGTVTTMGRQRVTYGSRGNNSGVVAASTPNISTSVPGNAVLPAGMMAGDALAFGDHHMASTVPHSLRQARDNTILDLQAQLKEVLRENEMLRREVEVKESKLSSSMNSIKTFWSPELKKERALRKDEVSKITVWKEQYRVIQDEAQHLQMTVQALQDELRIQRDLNQLLQQDPASQGRDLALTSEPTEENYRRLQAEHERQAKELFLLRKTLEEMELRIDTQKQTLGARDESIKKLLEMLQSKGPSAKASEEDQERTRRLADAEMHRHHLESLLDQRDREITALREELHRRYEGTPESTKTKALQTVIDMKDAKINSMERSLRDMEEELLMLKSNGLLSCEERQEEMKQMEVYRSHTKFMKNKMEQVKQDLSRKDTELLGLQTKLETLTNQFSDSKQHIEVLKESLTAKEQRAAILQTEVDALRLRLEEKEATLNKKSKQIQEMSEEKGTLNGEIHDLKDMLEVKERKVNVLQKKIENLQEQLRDKEKQMSSLKERVKSLQADTSNTDTALTTLEESLAEKERIIERLKEQRDRDDREKTEELDCNKKELKELKERLSLLQGDLSDRETSLLDLKEHASSLASSGLKKDSKLKSLEIALEQKKEECLKVENQLKRAQNAALEAQANTELAERIKNLEQEVARHKEDSGKAQAEVDRLLEILREMENEKNDKDKKINELERQMKDQSKKVASLKHKEQVEKSRNARLMEEARKREDNLSENSQQVKDTLRQKAERIEELEEALRESVQITAEREMVLAQEEAARSLQEKQMEELLGAMEKVKQELESMRAKLASTQQSLCEKEAHLSTLRAERRKHLEEVLEMKQEALLAAISEKDANIALLELSSSKKKKTQDEVALLKREKDRLVQQLKQQTQNRMKLMADNYEDDHLKTAPDQTNHKPSPDQMIPPLLALSQNRSKLKLYIAHLTDLCHDRDPSILSQLTPPSHYHHSDPEDWEEELQKMSAEQLERELEVCEKESGELQEYANSVLQQIADYCPDILEQVVNALEESC; encoded by the exons ATGTACGGTAGTGCCCGCTCTGTTGGCAGAGGGGATGCCAACCATagtggaggaagagatggaggtggTACTGGTAATCAGGGATCTGGCCGTTCCCCTCGCCTTCCCCGCTCTCCTCGGATGGGACACCGTCGCACCAACAGCACTGGAGGCAGTGGAGGGGGtccaggaggagcaggaggcaaGACGCTTTCCATGGAGAACATCCAGTCCCTCAATGCTGCGTACGCCACCTCAGGACCAATGTACCTGAGTGACAATGAGGTTGCCATGGCAGGCGACCACCTTCCCAAAAGTGGTGGGACAGTGACGACCATGGGGAGACAGAGGGTGACATATGGGTCACGGGGGAACAACAGTGGAGTTGTGGCTGCCAGCACCCCCAACATCTCCACCTCAGTGCCTGGCAATGCTGTGCTGCCAGCTGGCATGATGGCAGGTGATGCTCTAGCTTTTGGAGACCACCACATGGCCTCCACTGTGCCCCATTCTCTGAGGCAGGCCAGAGACAACACCATACTGGACCTGCAGGCCCAATTGAAAGAG GTTCTCCGTGAGAATGAGATGCTGCGGCGAGAAGTGGAGGTTAAAGAGAGCAAGCTCAGTTCCTCTATGAATTCTATCAAGACCTTCTGGAGCCCAGAATTAAAAAAGGAGCGAGCTCTCAGAAAAGATGAGGTGTCTAAGATCACTGTCTGGAAGGAACAATACCGTGTGATTCAAGATGAAGCACAG CACCTCCAGATGACCGTTCAGGCTCTTCAGGACGAGCTGAGGATCCAGAGGGACCTGAACCAGCTGCTCCAGCAAGACCCTGCCAGCCAAGGCCGGGACCTGGCCCTAACGTCTGAACCTACGGAGGAGAACTACCGGCGGCTACAGGCCGAGCATGAGAGGCAGGCCAAAGAGCTCTTCCTCCTTAGAAAGACCCTGgaggagatggagctgaggattGACACACAGAAGCAAACCCTGGGAGCCAGAGACGAGTCCATCAAGAAACTTCTGGAGATGCTGCAGAGCAAAG GGCCGTCTGCCAAGGCATCAGAGGAAGACCAGGAGCGGACCAGGAGGCTGGCTGATGCAGAGATGCACAGGCATCACCTTGAGAGTTTACTggaccagagagacagagagattacTGCATTAAGAGAG GAGCTGCACCGCCGATATGAGGGAACCCCGGAGTCCACCAAAACCAAGGCTCTACAGACTGTCATCGATATGAAG GATGCAAAAATCAATTCAATGGAGCGGAGCCTGAGAgacatggaggaggagctgctaaTGCTGAAATCCAACGGACTCCTGAGCTGCGAGGAGCGTCAGGAGGAGATGAAGCAGATGGAGGTCTACCGCAGCCACACCAAGTTCATGAAGAACAAG ATGGAGCAGGTGAAACAGGACCTCTCCAGGAAGGACACTGAGCTTCTTGGTTTGCAGACCAAGCTGGAGACGCTCACCAACCAGTTCTCAGACAGCAAGCAGCACATTGAAGTCCTCAAGGAGTCCCTCACTGCCAAGGAGCAGCGAGCTGCCATCTTACAGACAGAG GTGGACGCCTTGCGCCTGCGCTTGGAAGAGAAGGAGGCCACTCTTAACAAGAAGAGCAAGCAGATACAAGAAATGTCAGAAGAGAAGGGCACACTCAACGGGGAGATCCACGACCTCAAGGACATGCTGGAGGTTAAGGAGCGCAAAGTTAATGTGCTACAAAAGAAG aTTGAAAACTTGCAGGAACAACTGAgggacaaggagaagcagatgagcaGCCTCAAGGAGAGAGTGAAGTCTTTGCAGGCTGATACTTCCAACACTGACACTGCTCTCACCACACTGGAGGAGTCTCTTGCAGAAAAG GAGCGCATCATTGAGCGTCTAAAGGAGCAGCGAGACAGAGATGATcgggagaagacagaggagcttgACTGTAACaagaaggagctgaaggagtTGAAGGAGAGACTGAGTTTACTTCAGGGAGACCTGtcagacagagag acGTCTCTGTTGGACCTGAAGGAGCATGCATCATCCCTGGCCTCCTCGGGGTTGAAGAAGGACTCCAAACTCAAGAGTCTCGAGATCGCCTTGGAGCAGAAGAAGGAGGAGTGCCTCAAAGTGGAGAACCAGCTTAAGAGA GCTCAAAATGCAGCCCTGGAGGCTCAGGCCAACACAGAGCTGGCCGAGCGCATTAAGAACCTTGAGCAGGAAGTGGCTCGCCACAAAGAGGACTCTGGGAAGGCCCAGGCTGAGGTGGACCGCCTGCTGGAGATCCTTCGGGAAATGGAGAATGAGAAAAATGACAAGGACAAAAAGATCAATGAGCTGGAGAG GCAGATGAAGGACCAGTCGAAGAAGGTGGCATCTCTGAAGCACAAGGAGCAGGTGGAGAAGAGTAGGAATGCTCGACTCATGGAGGAGGCCAGAAAGAGGGAGGACAACCTGTCTGAGAACTCCCAGCAGGTGAAG GACACTCTGCGGCAGAAGGCGGAGCGCATAGAGGAGCTGGAAGAGGCCCTGAGGGAGAGCGTTCAGATCACCGCTGAGCGAGAGATGGTACTGGCACAGGAGGAGGCGGCCAGGTCACTCCAGGAGAAACAG atggaggagctgctgggggCCATGGAGAAGGTGAAGCAGGAGCTGGAGTCCATGAGGGCCAAGCTGGCCTCCACCCAGCAgtctctgtgtgagaaagaaGCACACCTCTCAACCTTGCGAGCTGAGCGCAGGAAACACctggaggaggtgctggagatgaa GCAGGAGGCGCTGTTGGCTGCTATCAGCGAGAAGGACGCAAACATCGCCCTGCTGGAGTTGTCCTCCTCTAAAAAGAAGAAGACCCAGGATGAAGTGGCTCTGCTGAAGCGGGAGAAGGACAGACTGGTGCAACAGCTCAAACAGCAG ACTCAGAACAGGATGAAACTGATGGCAGACAACTATGAGGATGACCATCTGAAGACTGCTCCTGACCAGACAAATCACAAACCTTCTCCAGATCAG ATGATACCCCCTCTTCTAGCCCTGTCCCAGAACCGCAGTAAGCTCAAGCTCTACATCGCCCACCTGACAGACCTCTGCCATGACCGGGACCCCAGCATCCTCAGCCAGCTCACGCCGCCCTCTCACTACCACCACAGCGACCCCGAAGACTGGGAGGAGGAGCTCCAGAAGATGAGTGCCGAACAG TTGGAGCGGGAGCTGGAGGTGTGTGAGAAGGAGAGCGGAGAGCTGCAGGAGTACGCCAACTCTGTTCTCCAGCAGATCGCAGACTACTGCCCTGACATCCTGGAGCAGGTTGTCAATGCCCTGGAGGAGTCATGCTGA
- the LOC139337296 gene encoding ELKS/Rab6-interacting/CAST family member 1-like isoform X2 translates to MYGSARSVGRGDANHSGGRDGGGTGNQGSGRSPRLPRSPRMGHRRTNSTGGSGGGPGGAGGKTLSMENIQSLNAAYATSGPMYLSDNEVAMAGDHLPKSGGTVTTMGRQRVTYGSRGNNSGVVAASTPNISTSVPGNAVLPAGMMAGDALAFGDHHMASTVPHSLRQARDNTILDLQAQLKEVLRENEMLRREVEVKESKLSSSMNSIKTFWSPELKKERALRKDEVSKITVWKEQYRVIQDEAQHLQMTVQALQDELRIQRDLNQLLQQDPASQGRDLALTSEPTEENYRRLQAEHERQAKELFLLRKTLEEMELRIDTQKQTLGARDESIKKLLEMLQSKGPSAKASEEDQERTRRLADAEMHRHHLESLLDQRDREITALREELHRRYEGTPESTKTKALQTVIDMKDAKINSMERSLRDMEEELLMLKSNGLLSCEERQEEMKQMEVYRSHTKFMKNKMEQVKQDLSRKDTELLGLQTKLETLTNQFSDSKQHIEVLKESLTAKEQRAAILQTEVDALRLRLEEKEATLNKKSKQIQEMSEEKGTLNGEIHDLKDMLEVKERKVNVLQKKIENLQEQLRDKEKQMSSLKERVKSLQADTSNTDTALTTLEESLAEKERIIERLKEQRDRDDREKTEELDCNKKELKELKERLSLLQGDLSDRETSLLDLKEHASSLASSGLKKDSKLKSLEIALEQKKEECLKVENQLKRAQNAALEAQANTELAERIKNLEQEVARHKEDSGKAQAEVDRLLEILREMENEKNDKDKKINELESLASRQMKDQSKKVASLKHKEQVEKSRNARLMEEARKREDNLSENSQQVKDTLRQKAERIEELEEALRESVQITAEREMVLAQEEAARSLQEKQMEELLGAMEKVKQELESMRAKLASTQQSLCEKEAHLSTLRAERRKHLEEVLEMKQEALLAAISEKDANIALLELSSSKKKKTQDEVALLKREKDRLVQQLKQQTQNRMKLMADNYEDDHLKTAPDQTNHKPSPDQMIPPLLALSQNRSKLKLYIAHLTDLCHDRDPSILSQLTPPSHYHHSDPEDWEEELQKMSAEQLERELEVCEKESGELQEYANSVLQQIADYCPDILEQVVNALEESC, encoded by the exons ATGTACGGTAGTGCCCGCTCTGTTGGCAGAGGGGATGCCAACCATagtggaggaagagatggaggtggTACTGGTAATCAGGGATCTGGCCGTTCCCCTCGCCTTCCCCGCTCTCCTCGGATGGGACACCGTCGCACCAACAGCACTGGAGGCAGTGGAGGGGGtccaggaggagcaggaggcaaGACGCTTTCCATGGAGAACATCCAGTCCCTCAATGCTGCGTACGCCACCTCAGGACCAATGTACCTGAGTGACAATGAGGTTGCCATGGCAGGCGACCACCTTCCCAAAAGTGGTGGGACAGTGACGACCATGGGGAGACAGAGGGTGACATATGGGTCACGGGGGAACAACAGTGGAGTTGTGGCTGCCAGCACCCCCAACATCTCCACCTCAGTGCCTGGCAATGCTGTGCTGCCAGCTGGCATGATGGCAGGTGATGCTCTAGCTTTTGGAGACCACCACATGGCCTCCACTGTGCCCCATTCTCTGAGGCAGGCCAGAGACAACACCATACTGGACCTGCAGGCCCAATTGAAAGAG GTTCTCCGTGAGAATGAGATGCTGCGGCGAGAAGTGGAGGTTAAAGAGAGCAAGCTCAGTTCCTCTATGAATTCTATCAAGACCTTCTGGAGCCCAGAATTAAAAAAGGAGCGAGCTCTCAGAAAAGATGAGGTGTCTAAGATCACTGTCTGGAAGGAACAATACCGTGTGATTCAAGATGAAGCACAG CACCTCCAGATGACCGTTCAGGCTCTTCAGGACGAGCTGAGGATCCAGAGGGACCTGAACCAGCTGCTCCAGCAAGACCCTGCCAGCCAAGGCCGGGACCTGGCCCTAACGTCTGAACCTACGGAGGAGAACTACCGGCGGCTACAGGCCGAGCATGAGAGGCAGGCCAAAGAGCTCTTCCTCCTTAGAAAGACCCTGgaggagatggagctgaggattGACACACAGAAGCAAACCCTGGGAGCCAGAGACGAGTCCATCAAGAAACTTCTGGAGATGCTGCAGAGCAAAG GGCCGTCTGCCAAGGCATCAGAGGAAGACCAGGAGCGGACCAGGAGGCTGGCTGATGCAGAGATGCACAGGCATCACCTTGAGAGTTTACTggaccagagagacagagagattacTGCATTAAGAGAG GAGCTGCACCGCCGATATGAGGGAACCCCGGAGTCCACCAAAACCAAGGCTCTACAGACTGTCATCGATATGAAG GATGCAAAAATCAATTCAATGGAGCGGAGCCTGAGAgacatggaggaggagctgctaaTGCTGAAATCCAACGGACTCCTGAGCTGCGAGGAGCGTCAGGAGGAGATGAAGCAGATGGAGGTCTACCGCAGCCACACCAAGTTCATGAAGAACAAG ATGGAGCAGGTGAAACAGGACCTCTCCAGGAAGGACACTGAGCTTCTTGGTTTGCAGACCAAGCTGGAGACGCTCACCAACCAGTTCTCAGACAGCAAGCAGCACATTGAAGTCCTCAAGGAGTCCCTCACTGCCAAGGAGCAGCGAGCTGCCATCTTACAGACAGAG GTGGACGCCTTGCGCCTGCGCTTGGAAGAGAAGGAGGCCACTCTTAACAAGAAGAGCAAGCAGATACAAGAAATGTCAGAAGAGAAGGGCACACTCAACGGGGAGATCCACGACCTCAAGGACATGCTGGAGGTTAAGGAGCGCAAAGTTAATGTGCTACAAAAGAAG aTTGAAAACTTGCAGGAACAACTGAgggacaaggagaagcagatgagcaGCCTCAAGGAGAGAGTGAAGTCTTTGCAGGCTGATACTTCCAACACTGACACTGCTCTCACCACACTGGAGGAGTCTCTTGCAGAAAAG GAGCGCATCATTGAGCGTCTAAAGGAGCAGCGAGACAGAGATGATcgggagaagacagaggagcttgACTGTAACaagaaggagctgaaggagtTGAAGGAGAGACTGAGTTTACTTCAGGGAGACCTGtcagacagagag acGTCTCTGTTGGACCTGAAGGAGCATGCATCATCCCTGGCCTCCTCGGGGTTGAAGAAGGACTCCAAACTCAAGAGTCTCGAGATCGCCTTGGAGCAGAAGAAGGAGGAGTGCCTCAAAGTGGAGAACCAGCTTAAGAGA GCTCAAAATGCAGCCCTGGAGGCTCAGGCCAACACAGAGCTGGCCGAGCGCATTAAGAACCTTGAGCAGGAAGTGGCTCGCCACAAAGAGGACTCTGGGAAGGCCCAGGCTGAGGTGGACCGCCTGCTGGAGATCCTTCGGGAAATGGAGAATGAGAAAAATGACAAGGACAAAAAGATCAATGAGCTGGAGAG TTTGGCCTCAAG GCAGATGAAGGACCAGTCGAAGAAGGTGGCATCTCTGAAGCACAAGGAGCAGGTGGAGAAGAGTAGGAATGCTCGACTCATGGAGGAGGCCAGAAAGAGGGAGGACAACCTGTCTGAGAACTCCCAGCAGGTGAAG GACACTCTGCGGCAGAAGGCGGAGCGCATAGAGGAGCTGGAAGAGGCCCTGAGGGAGAGCGTTCAGATCACCGCTGAGCGAGAGATGGTACTGGCACAGGAGGAGGCGGCCAGGTCACTCCAGGAGAAACAG atggaggagctgctgggggCCATGGAGAAGGTGAAGCAGGAGCTGGAGTCCATGAGGGCCAAGCTGGCCTCCACCCAGCAgtctctgtgtgagaaagaaGCACACCTCTCAACCTTGCGAGCTGAGCGCAGGAAACACctggaggaggtgctggagatgaa GCAGGAGGCGCTGTTGGCTGCTATCAGCGAGAAGGACGCAAACATCGCCCTGCTGGAGTTGTCCTCCTCTAAAAAGAAGAAGACCCAGGATGAAGTGGCTCTGCTGAAGCGGGAGAAGGACAGACTGGTGCAACAGCTCAAACAGCAG ACTCAGAACAGGATGAAACTGATGGCAGACAACTATGAGGATGACCATCTGAAGACTGCTCCTGACCAGACAAATCACAAACCTTCTCCAGATCAG ATGATACCCCCTCTTCTAGCCCTGTCCCAGAACCGCAGTAAGCTCAAGCTCTACATCGCCCACCTGACAGACCTCTGCCATGACCGGGACCCCAGCATCCTCAGCCAGCTCACGCCGCCCTCTCACTACCACCACAGCGACCCCGAAGACTGGGAGGAGGAGCTCCAGAAGATGAGTGCCGAACAG TTGGAGCGGGAGCTGGAGGTGTGTGAGAAGGAGAGCGGAGAGCTGCAGGAGTACGCCAACTCTGTTCTCCAGCAGATCGCAGACTACTGCCCTGACATCCTGGAGCAGGTTGTCAATGCCCTGGAGGAGTCATGCTGA
- the LOC139337296 gene encoding ELKS/Rab6-interacting/CAST family member 1-like isoform X1, protein MYGSARSVGRGDANHSGGRDGGGTGNQGSGRSPRLPRSPRMGHRRTNSTGGSGGGPGGAGGKTLSMENIQSLNAAYATSGPMYLSDNEVAMAGDHLPKSGGTVTTMGRQRVTYGSRGNNSGVVAASTPNISTSVPGNAVLPAGMMAGDALAFGDHHMASTVPHSLRQARDNTILDLQAQLKEVLRENEMLRREVEVKESKLSSSMNSIKTFWSPELKKERALRKDEVSKITVWKEQYRVIQDEAQHLQMTVQALQDELRIQRDLNQLLQQDPASQGRDLALTSEPTEENYRRLQAEHERQAKELFLLRKTLEEMELRIDTQKQTLGARDESIKKLLEMLQSKGPSAKASEEDQERTRRLADAEMHRHHLESLLDQRDREITALREQELHRRYEGTPESTKTKALQTVIDMKDAKINSMERSLRDMEEELLMLKSNGLLSCEERQEEMKQMEVYRSHTKFMKNKMEQVKQDLSRKDTELLGLQTKLETLTNQFSDSKQHIEVLKESLTAKEQRAAILQTEVDALRLRLEEKEATLNKKSKQIQEMSEEKGTLNGEIHDLKDMLEVKERKVNVLQKKIENLQEQLRDKEKQMSSLKERVKSLQADTSNTDTALTTLEESLAEKERIIERLKEQRDRDDREKTEELDCNKKELKELKERLSLLQGDLSDRETSLLDLKEHASSLASSGLKKDSKLKSLEIALEQKKEECLKVENQLKRAQNAALEAQANTELAERIKNLEQEVARHKEDSGKAQAEVDRLLEILREMENEKNDKDKKINELESLASRQMKDQSKKVASLKHKEQVEKSRNARLMEEARKREDNLSENSQQVKDTLRQKAERIEELEEALRESVQITAEREMVLAQEEAARSLQEKQMEELLGAMEKVKQELESMRAKLASTQQSLCEKEAHLSTLRAERRKHLEEVLEMKQEALLAAISEKDANIALLELSSSKKKKTQDEVALLKREKDRLVQQLKQQTQNRMKLMADNYEDDHLKTAPDQTNHKPSPDQMIPPLLALSQNRSKLKLYIAHLTDLCHDRDPSILSQLTPPSHYHHSDPEDWEEELQKMSAEQLERELEVCEKESGELQEYANSVLQQIADYCPDILEQVVNALEESC, encoded by the exons ATGTACGGTAGTGCCCGCTCTGTTGGCAGAGGGGATGCCAACCATagtggaggaagagatggaggtggTACTGGTAATCAGGGATCTGGCCGTTCCCCTCGCCTTCCCCGCTCTCCTCGGATGGGACACCGTCGCACCAACAGCACTGGAGGCAGTGGAGGGGGtccaggaggagcaggaggcaaGACGCTTTCCATGGAGAACATCCAGTCCCTCAATGCTGCGTACGCCACCTCAGGACCAATGTACCTGAGTGACAATGAGGTTGCCATGGCAGGCGACCACCTTCCCAAAAGTGGTGGGACAGTGACGACCATGGGGAGACAGAGGGTGACATATGGGTCACGGGGGAACAACAGTGGAGTTGTGGCTGCCAGCACCCCCAACATCTCCACCTCAGTGCCTGGCAATGCTGTGCTGCCAGCTGGCATGATGGCAGGTGATGCTCTAGCTTTTGGAGACCACCACATGGCCTCCACTGTGCCCCATTCTCTGAGGCAGGCCAGAGACAACACCATACTGGACCTGCAGGCCCAATTGAAAGAG GTTCTCCGTGAGAATGAGATGCTGCGGCGAGAAGTGGAGGTTAAAGAGAGCAAGCTCAGTTCCTCTATGAATTCTATCAAGACCTTCTGGAGCCCAGAATTAAAAAAGGAGCGAGCTCTCAGAAAAGATGAGGTGTCTAAGATCACTGTCTGGAAGGAACAATACCGTGTGATTCAAGATGAAGCACAG CACCTCCAGATGACCGTTCAGGCTCTTCAGGACGAGCTGAGGATCCAGAGGGACCTGAACCAGCTGCTCCAGCAAGACCCTGCCAGCCAAGGCCGGGACCTGGCCCTAACGTCTGAACCTACGGAGGAGAACTACCGGCGGCTACAGGCCGAGCATGAGAGGCAGGCCAAAGAGCTCTTCCTCCTTAGAAAGACCCTGgaggagatggagctgaggattGACACACAGAAGCAAACCCTGGGAGCCAGAGACGAGTCCATCAAGAAACTTCTGGAGATGCTGCAGAGCAAAG GGCCGTCTGCCAAGGCATCAGAGGAAGACCAGGAGCGGACCAGGAGGCTGGCTGATGCAGAGATGCACAGGCATCACCTTGAGAGTTTACTggaccagagagacagagagattacTGCATTAAGAGAG CAGGAGCTGCACCGCCGATATGAGGGAACCCCGGAGTCCACCAAAACCAAGGCTCTACAGACTGTCATCGATATGAAG GATGCAAAAATCAATTCAATGGAGCGGAGCCTGAGAgacatggaggaggagctgctaaTGCTGAAATCCAACGGACTCCTGAGCTGCGAGGAGCGTCAGGAGGAGATGAAGCAGATGGAGGTCTACCGCAGCCACACCAAGTTCATGAAGAACAAG ATGGAGCAGGTGAAACAGGACCTCTCCAGGAAGGACACTGAGCTTCTTGGTTTGCAGACCAAGCTGGAGACGCTCACCAACCAGTTCTCAGACAGCAAGCAGCACATTGAAGTCCTCAAGGAGTCCCTCACTGCCAAGGAGCAGCGAGCTGCCATCTTACAGACAGAG GTGGACGCCTTGCGCCTGCGCTTGGAAGAGAAGGAGGCCACTCTTAACAAGAAGAGCAAGCAGATACAAGAAATGTCAGAAGAGAAGGGCACACTCAACGGGGAGATCCACGACCTCAAGGACATGCTGGAGGTTAAGGAGCGCAAAGTTAATGTGCTACAAAAGAAG aTTGAAAACTTGCAGGAACAACTGAgggacaaggagaagcagatgagcaGCCTCAAGGAGAGAGTGAAGTCTTTGCAGGCTGATACTTCCAACACTGACACTGCTCTCACCACACTGGAGGAGTCTCTTGCAGAAAAG GAGCGCATCATTGAGCGTCTAAAGGAGCAGCGAGACAGAGATGATcgggagaagacagaggagcttgACTGTAACaagaaggagctgaaggagtTGAAGGAGAGACTGAGTTTACTTCAGGGAGACCTGtcagacagagag acGTCTCTGTTGGACCTGAAGGAGCATGCATCATCCCTGGCCTCCTCGGGGTTGAAGAAGGACTCCAAACTCAAGAGTCTCGAGATCGCCTTGGAGCAGAAGAAGGAGGAGTGCCTCAAAGTGGAGAACCAGCTTAAGAGA GCTCAAAATGCAGCCCTGGAGGCTCAGGCCAACACAGAGCTGGCCGAGCGCATTAAGAACCTTGAGCAGGAAGTGGCTCGCCACAAAGAGGACTCTGGGAAGGCCCAGGCTGAGGTGGACCGCCTGCTGGAGATCCTTCGGGAAATGGAGAATGAGAAAAATGACAAGGACAAAAAGATCAATGAGCTGGAGAG TTTGGCCTCAAG GCAGATGAAGGACCAGTCGAAGAAGGTGGCATCTCTGAAGCACAAGGAGCAGGTGGAGAAGAGTAGGAATGCTCGACTCATGGAGGAGGCCAGAAAGAGGGAGGACAACCTGTCTGAGAACTCCCAGCAGGTGAAG GACACTCTGCGGCAGAAGGCGGAGCGCATAGAGGAGCTGGAAGAGGCCCTGAGGGAGAGCGTTCAGATCACCGCTGAGCGAGAGATGGTACTGGCACAGGAGGAGGCGGCCAGGTCACTCCAGGAGAAACAG atggaggagctgctgggggCCATGGAGAAGGTGAAGCAGGAGCTGGAGTCCATGAGGGCCAAGCTGGCCTCCACCCAGCAgtctctgtgtgagaaagaaGCACACCTCTCAACCTTGCGAGCTGAGCGCAGGAAACACctggaggaggtgctggagatgaa GCAGGAGGCGCTGTTGGCTGCTATCAGCGAGAAGGACGCAAACATCGCCCTGCTGGAGTTGTCCTCCTCTAAAAAGAAGAAGACCCAGGATGAAGTGGCTCTGCTGAAGCGGGAGAAGGACAGACTGGTGCAACAGCTCAAACAGCAG ACTCAGAACAGGATGAAACTGATGGCAGACAACTATGAGGATGACCATCTGAAGACTGCTCCTGACCAGACAAATCACAAACCTTCTCCAGATCAG ATGATACCCCCTCTTCTAGCCCTGTCCCAGAACCGCAGTAAGCTCAAGCTCTACATCGCCCACCTGACAGACCTCTGCCATGACCGGGACCCCAGCATCCTCAGCCAGCTCACGCCGCCCTCTCACTACCACCACAGCGACCCCGAAGACTGGGAGGAGGAGCTCCAGAAGATGAGTGCCGAACAG TTGGAGCGGGAGCTGGAGGTGTGTGAGAAGGAGAGCGGAGAGCTGCAGGAGTACGCCAACTCTGTTCTCCAGCAGATCGCAGACTACTGCCCTGACATCCTGGAGCAGGTTGTCAATGCCCTGGAGGAGTCATGCTGA